The following proteins are encoded in a genomic region of Nicotiana sylvestris chromosome 4, ASM39365v2, whole genome shotgun sequence:
- the LOC104226923 gene encoding GPN-loop GTPase QQT1, giving the protein MVFGQVVIGPPGSGKTTYCNGMSQFLQLIGRKVAVINLDPANDSLPYECAVNIEDLIKLSDVMAEHSLGPNGGLVYCMDYLEKNIDWLESKLKPLLKEHYLLFDFPGQVELFFLNENAKKMIMKLIKKLDLRLTAVHLVDAHLCSDPGKYVSALLLSLSTMLHLELPHVNVLSKIDLIESYGKLAFNLDFYTDVQDLSYLQYELGQDPRSAKYRKLTKELCEVIEDFGIVNFTTLDIQDKESVGNLVKLIDKTNGYVFAGIDASAVEFSKIAVGPVDWDYYRVAAVQEKYMKDDEDTDN; this is encoded by the exons ATGGTGTTTGGTCAAGTAGTGATTGGCCCCCCTGGTTCCGGCAAAACCACTTATTGCAATGGCATGTCTCAATTCCTCCAACTTATTGGACG GAAAGTTGCTGTTATCAATTTGGATCCGGCTAATGATTCTTTACC ATATGAATGTGCTGTGAATATTGAGGATCTAATTAAGCTGAGTGATGTAATGGCTGAACATTCTCTTGGTCCCAATGGAG GCCTTGTATATTGCATGGACTATCTCGAGAAGAATATTGACTGGTTAGAGTCTAAGTTAAAACCTCTCCTTAAAG AGCACTATCTTCTGTTTGATTTCCCGGGTCAGGTGGAACTATTTTTCCTTAATGAGAATGCGAAGAAAATGATAATGAAACTTATAAAGAAGTTAGATCTTAGG TTGACCGCAGTCCATTTAGTTGATGCCCATCTTTGCAGTGATCCAGGGAAATATGTGAGTGCATTGCTCCTCTCATTATCAACTATGTTACACTTGGAGCTTCCGCATGTCAACGTTCTGTCTAAGATTGATCTTATTGAAAGCTATGGAAAGCTAG CTTTTAACCTGGACTTCTACACAGATGTCCAAGATTTATCGTATTTGCAGTATGAGCTCGGTCAGGATCCTCGCTCTGCTAAGTATAG AAAGCTTACAAAGGAGCTTTGTGAGGTgatagaagattttggaatcgtCAACTTCACGACTTTGGATATTCAG GATAAAGAGAGTGTTGGAAATCTAGTTAAACTGATTGACAAGACCAATGGATACGTATTTGCTGGAATAGATGCAAGCGCTGTTGAATTCAGCAAAATTGCAGTTGGTCCTGTTGATTGGGACTACTACAG AGTTGCAGCAGTGCAGGAGAAATACATGAAGGATGACGAAGACACTGATAACTAG